One window of the Dreissena polymorpha isolate Duluth1 chromosome 5, UMN_Dpol_1.0, whole genome shotgun sequence genome contains the following:
- the LOC127880983 gene encoding uncharacterized protein LOC127880983 isoform X2 codes for MYIHNWCYLLLVLSNVIDLVVNLYVHICARHILQERESETGGAEIVMRNRTAKISFKTMGEYYTVRWYMKVTWVFFTISTVSGLTITILYLLSFYFIRAFGDSYDILGTGVSETQWEFGTIAFMLINGAIVVLHLFISAKPFKLLHFYMPWAVYFVYVLFSVVYQKRWGDFVYRVLDWNQIYRTFGISAIVLVVLLPLVHLLVYAIITLRVRIGEWCLIKCAYRRWRNKKKVRPSSTQLDVVREPKSRKHKKRIRENRIESSNIDETVHEDIDYTKSFDQTGSRSGGTSIGDSTNNAEYQGHTDHRDRRTVSASHMSMASRSYDNLMASPRDQTLADSQTEVSVV; via the exons ATGTACATCCACAACTGGTGTTACCTCCTCTTGGTCCTCAGCAACGTCATCGACCTCGTCGTGAATCTCTATGTCCATATCTGCGCTAGGCACATTCTACAAGAAAGGGAAa GTGAAACAGGAGGAGCCGAAATAGTCATGCGGAACAGGACAGCAAAAATCAGCTTTAAAACAATGG gCGAGTACTACACGGTGCGCTGGTACATGAAGGTGACCTGGGTGTTCTTCACTATCTCCACTGTATCCGGACTTACCATCACCATTCTCTACCTACTCAGTTTCTACTTCATTCGCG CGTTCGGAGACTCGTATGATATACTTGGGACCGGAGTCTCTGAAACAC AATGGGAGTTCGGAACGATAGCCTTTATGCTAATTAACGGTGCCATTGTTGTGCTCCATTTGTTTATCTCGGCGAAACCCTTCAAGCTGCTTCACTTCTACATGCCCTGGGCCGTCTACTTCGTCTACGTCCTGTTCTCCGTGGTCTACCAGAAGCGTTGGGGCGACTTTGTCTATCGCGTGTTAGACTGGAACCAGATCTACAGAACATTCGGCATCAGCGCCATTGTCTTGGTCGTTCTCCTGCCGCTCGTTCACCTTCTCGTTTACGCGATCATCACCTTGAGGGTCAGGATTGGCGAGTGGTGCCTTATCAAGTGCGCATATCGACGGTGGAGGAACAAGAAGAAGGTGCGTCCATCGAGCACACAGCTGGATGTGGTGCGAGAGCCGAAAAGTAGGAAGCACAAGAAACGAATAAGAGAAAATCGAATCGAGAGTAGTAATATTGATGAAACTGTTCATGAAGATATTGACTATACAAAGTCATTTGATCAAACTGGAAGTCGATCTGGTGGAACAAGCATTGGTGATTCGACAAACAACGCGGAATATCAAGGACATACGGATCACAGAGATAGACGTACAGTGTCCGCGTCCCACATGAGCATGGCGTCGAGGAGTTACGATAACCTAATGGCGTCCCCGAGGGATCAAACCTTGGCCGACTCACAAACAGAAGTTTCTGTGGTTTAA